The sequence below is a genomic window from Lycium ferocissimum isolate CSIRO_LF1 chromosome 9, AGI_CSIRO_Lferr_CH_V1, whole genome shotgun sequence.
gattacactgggtatgttgttgttgtacttatCTAAAAAAGCCTtacttttgtttcaaagtttAGAGTGCTTATTATAAGTTTTTGCCTCAAGTATCTAAATATGCATCTACAGTGAGCCCTTTTTTCTCGTACAAAATACATACTCCAATATTTTAGTTCTGGGATTGTACTAAATTGAGTTGGATTAAACTTTTGTTTTGTAGGGAAGTGTTCCTAATTCTTGTGAATTGAGATGGATAAATTTTTTAAGAAGCTGAATCATTCTCAACCAAGTTCTAGTTCTAGTTGCCCATCCTTGAGTCAGACGGTAGCTCCAGTAATTCGCATGGATGTCAATCTTTCTGGTCTTATAGATGAACTTGATTTGGAATCACTTAAAGATGATCCGGGAGAAAGAATACCCATTGTTAACTATAGCCGTCGAATACGAGATGAAGTGAGGAGATACTATATTCAAAAGGGACCTTGTCAACCTTTCAAGCATCAACAACATACCCAttgtgatcccacaagtggggaaCCTTTGAAGCATCAATTTCCTAAATCTAAGTTTGGAGAGAAAATGCGTCAATTTAATGCAAACTGGTACGAAAGTCCGTTTTCTGGATGGTTGGAGTATAGTGTGAGGAAGGATGCTGTATATTGTATGTGTTGTTATTTGTTCAAACATGAGTTCACTCATGGAAGTGCAGGTGAAGGTTTTACAAAAACTGGTTTTAGGGCTTGGAATAAGGCTCTTGAAAGATTGCGTTTACATGTTGGTGAAGCTAATAGTGTCCATCATAAATGTTTCGATAAAATGCTTGATTTGTCAAATCATTATCAATCAATTCAAGTTGCTTTTGACAAGCAATCTGAGAAGTCCAAAAGGGAGAGCCAAATGCGTTTGGAAGCTTCAATTGATGTTGCAAAACTTCTCTTGCATTATGGATTGCCGCTCTTCCACACTCTCCAGCACCAAATGGATGTTGACGGTGATGACTCCGACAAGTCCATCATTGTCCCATCATTAAACTATGTCCGTGACGCTAAACCCAAGGCTGCACCACCAGCAGACATGAAAGAATACCCAAATTCCTATGTTTTTATTGTGGATGTGCCAGGGTTGAAATCTGGAGATATCAAAGTGCAGGTGGAAGATGACAATGTGCTGCTGATAAGTGGAGAAAGGAAGagggaagaagagaaagaaggggtTAAGTATATTAGAAAGGAGAGAATGATTGGGAAATTCATGAGGAAGTTTGCACTGCGGGAATATGCGAATGCTGATGCAATTTCTGCGGTTTGTCAAGATGGGGTTCTGACTGTCACTGTTGACAAGTTGCCTACTCCTAGGACAAAGAAACGCAAGACCGTTGAGGTTAACACTGCATGAGAGTCTTGACATGGGAATGGGAATTGCTCTGTTTTGATGTTTGACGGCGCAATGTATAAAATTAGTAATGATCTAGGAGTGTACTAATCTTTTACACTTTCTTCTCATTTTGCTGCTATGTTTTTCCCTGTTTTCTGAAGTATTATGGAGCAACATGAGGCGCTATATGTTGCTTGTAATAGGCATGATATCAGATGTTTGTTGTTAATGCAGTGAAATGCTTCTATTATTCTGTTCTGTTTCTCTTATTTCACCTATTAGGTTCTGTTCCCTCCATTGCTATCAAATGCAGttactttttctttaaaaaaaaaaatggatttacTCCCCTCTTGTTTAAACTTTAATTGAGGTGGATGAGTCCATGAATAAGGAGAGACGATTATAAGTTGTGTAGCTTTGGAAGGATTAATAACAGTAGTCTATTTGTAACAAAAGCAGAATATAGTCCTCGTCTTCCATAATTTCCATTCTTAAAAGTAGCTTTATTCCTATTGATTAAAGGTGTAATAAATCTTTACACTTTGTATCTTGTGCAACTGGGTAAACGACCTAATTAACTGGAGTAGGGGTGTCAAATAGACAGAATTTCAAGTTGGAGCAGATTAGTTTATGTTACATAAATAGATGAGATGCCACCAACTCTTTGAAATTCTGATTCGGTGAAAAGAAGAGGGTGAGATACTATAAGTTGGTGCTAGTTTTCAATTATAAATGGCTTTCTCCTTATGCATTTTGCcgaaaaaaattatctttgtGCCGCTAAGTAGGAATTATTCTGAGGTCTGCGTGTTCCTTttagtttctttcattttcttttattgatGAAATCCTCTCAAAAATGTGTACTAAGCTATCGCCAAGGTGGATTCAAATTGGACAACATTAAGATTAACGTATGATTCATTAATATCTGGATGATCAATATCATAGCCCATTAAGGAGAACTTTTTCATAGATAGAAAGAACAATTAGGGTGCTCCAGGGGCAATAGGAACTTTCAAATGTAACACGTAGACACAATATCCAAGAGATTACATTTCAACTAATGCATCAAAGTTATCTCAATGCCCTGTTTAGTACTACCAGTTGAGATTAATAACGTTAAAAGGAAAACTTACTAGATGAAAGAGTAAAAAAGTCTTAGCCCGACCAATGTACAGATTCGCCAGTATTTTTAGTGCATAGATGATCCATCCATTGATTACAcaactaaaataaaaattacattgaaaaaaaaaaaaaaaaaaaaaaaaaagaacagagGAGAAATACCAGTTGGTGTGAGCATCAAATGCGAATGCGAGTAAGTTTTTGCTATATAACTGTTTGGTAGGCAATTTAGAAACCTGAAAATGGAAAAACAAAACTTCGGCCAAAACTACATTCTCACCGGGACAAAAATTCTGGCAATTGTCTCTAGGATTTTATCAATTGCGGATTGCCTGATTGATAGAAGTAAAACTAGGATTGCAAGAACAAACCCAAAGTTCTGAGGAGGAAGAAAGAattcatctttcttttctttcttcgtTGAAGAGCTCGTAACGTGTTTCCAACATCTCTGGTGTGCTTGGCTGGAGGACTCACGCCCTTCTTAACAAATAAAGCAATAAAGAAGCCCTCCTTGTCCTCAATGAGATTGGTTCTCAGCACATGTTGAGCTGCGAAAAAATAAGAAGATAAACATACACATGCAACTGAAGAAGTTCAATTGATCGAGTAGGATTGATTTCTAACATGCACAATATTTAGGGGTCGTTTAGTTGGTGGTCAAAGTTGGGCAGGGATTAGTTATAagggaatctatgtattattttatgtgggtttagttattcatgtattagttattgcATCTTCTACCCAACATAAATAATACATAGAATCATTCATTAACTTATACATTATTAGTTATGTGGGATTGTAACCAAGTAACCAAACACCGTACTTGGTTTGGTTTgctgaattttatacataacaactaaaatactaccaaacatggtactaGTTATGCCagtactaatacataaataaaccacttcctaaccagcaaccaaacgacaGGTAATAATGAAGAACCACAAGGGGCTAacttagatatatatatttaagacaGGCGTCATGCAGGAAGAACCAGCATCTATCAGTCCAAAACGGGAAGCTAGTTCAAAGGGGAACTGAGTTATTATTCTTAATGATGGTATTGTATATATTTAGAAATCTCATATGTACATGTTTTCCTGCTGCCTTCAGTGTAAAGCAAATACTATACGCAAGAAGAGTATTGAAGGTGTTAGAACGTAGTTTTATCTTCTGGCCTTTCGAAGATAAACGGTGCTTTATTTCTGAAAGAATATCATTGCGATAGTTTCGGTTAACCAACCAAATCTGGCTTACACTATTAGCAATTAAACACGAAAAAATATGATGCCTGGAAATGCTTAGAGGACTTGAAAACTACAAGAATACTTTCTTTCCACTGTGCTCTTTCTTTATTTGTCTAGTTTGACCAACTTTTGGAAGGTGGGTTAATTCTAAGGACTAAGGGTCAGGTAGGCACCTATAAAGGAAGCTTGTGAGATATGATCACTTACATCCATCAAAAGTTGGATGACCTCGGCGAGGCCATTGAGGAAAGATTGTTGTCAGTTCAAAACCATAAGAAGAAGCAAGAGGAAGAACAGATTTGACGACATCTTCATTCTCAACTTGGTTAATCGAACATGTGCTGTAAACAATTCTCTCAACAGCTGGGACTGCATCAAGATGAGAGGATAAATTGATCAGTCGCATGCACAAACATACATGAATTTACACATTTGTGGTTAAACAAAAACAACTTAGAAACAACGTTATAAATCTCACAAGATAATGCATGTTCCAAAGCCTTTTTCTGGAAAGCAGCGAGCTTTTCTAGTCTATTTACATCAGAGTCTGCAAAATTATTccagaaaaaagttaaaaaggaGATGAGCAAAGGGTTGATTACACAAAGGAATCAAAAATGAATACATAATGAGCAAAGTCACCTGCAGTATATGAGGGGAGCAAGTGATCTAATCTATCAACAGCAGTTCCAGATCCTGAACATGACGGATCCAACAGTATTGCTTGAACCTGGTGTCCGGTTTATGTGTTAAATAAAGAACTCCGTTCAAAAACTccaaacaggaaaaaaaaagggtaacaAAGTTCTCAGATCCCGAATATCAGATGCTTGACAACCTATACTGCAGAATTCTCTTAATGATTAATACTTCGAATAATGTTTGTGAAATTAGGTCAACCAATTACTTTATTCCAGTGCTGCAAGTTAAATAGATTGATTAACTGGACAGAAAGTAATAGATTCCatttagtaagttgataatATCTATCAGCCAACAACGCCGTTGATAATATCTATCAGCCAACATCGCCTCATTCATCCAAAAAAAATGTCTTGCATGTTTACCTTTGAGTACGCTGGATCCTCAGGACTCATGTTTAAGAAGTCGCCATGCTTGACTTTCACGTCTTAGAATAAGTTAAGTTATCGGGGCATATTACGACAACAATGAAACAAAAACCATTAGACAAATTATTATATAACTAATTGGTTTTAGGAATTacttgaaattggaaattgaaaCACCTAAAGATGACTAGCAGTTTCAAAAGCCATATTTCCTCAAAAATAAACTTCAGACACCTAATGCAGAGAAGTGTTTACGGTATTAAAAGTCAAACTGTATAGAAACTAATAACTCCATCCAGTTTGAGTGAATAACTGCAAGATTTTTGGAATTACTTAAAGATGGGATAATTTAAACGAAAGCAAGGACCTAAGCAGACAGTTTTAAGGGCTTCCAATACATTTTAGGTATATGTCCATCTAGAAATCAAGTTATGGTTAAATTTGCTCTGAAGCAATTTTATGTGAAAGATGAATAGGATACCAGAAAGCTGTTAAAAGGATACTAGTCGCTCCAGCCAGTTTAACAGTGTCCTTCAGACGTTTAACCCTTTCTTTATTAAGTTCACAAGCTATTATCTTTCCATTTCCCTTCATTAGAGCAGCAAGATGAACAGTTTTGTTCCCTGGTGCTGCACATGCATCGATGACCTTCACCAGAAAATAAACAATCATGAACAACAACCAAGTGAAAATGAAAATCAAGAGAACGCCTAACTACTCTTTGTTCATGTAATTACCTCCCATCTGGGTTTAGACCCAAGAGCAACTGCAACCATGGAACTTGCCTTACCCTAGTGGAGCCAGGGACATTAATTGCATGTCAATACAAGCTAGAATAAAACCCAAAAGAGGGGAAAGGATTGCTTAACAAGAAACTCTTTCATTGTATTCACATTAAAATTCCATTCtaagaaaaggaggaaaatttTGCACCTGCAAAAAGACACTTCCACTTTTCACCAAAGGATGATCATGCAGGTCAGTCCTTGGTGGGAAAATCAACAGGTCAGGAACCATGGCATCCTGACAAACCTATTCAATGTGCAGAACGTAAGCATACATAAACTTTATAATAACGAGAATAAAGCACCAATAAAAATCTATCAGACTATgaagtgaataattttttatttttttttcgaaaaggTAACACTCGTGTATTTATCCAAAAATCAGACCTGCCACAAACAGTTACAGGTCTCATAGTTACAAAGGAGTATTCAGAAGATCTTTAATCCTATAACAATAACTTATATAGAACCCAAGACGTCCATAAATGATTCTAGATCTTCCATATACtcctgtttacaccaaaagtagAATAAAGCAAGACagttcattttcatcttctgtAAAGAAttacactttattttcaaaacatcTAAGGTTCCTTTCACTCCACACAGACCACCAGATGCAAGCTGGTATAATTCTCCATCTCTCTTTGTGGCCAGAAAGGTTGGCATAACTATTCCACATCTCAAGGACTTGAGCAATTTTCTCAGGCATTACCATGTTAACCCTTTCAAATTGATGAACAAACTCCATATCTGAAAGGTAGTCTTGCAGTGAATAAAGAGGTGACTAACAGTCTCTGCTTCTTCACCACAAAAGAAACACCTTGGACAAAATTAAAACCCCTTTTCATGAGATTTTCCTGAGTACAGTACTGCCTGCTTAGCTAGCAGACAGACAAAACAAGAAACTTCGTAAGGGATCTTAACTTCCATATCAATTTCCATGGCTAGTGGTCAATCTGGTTTCTGTAAATGTTAGAAGTATTGTATGCCTCCTTGACAGAAAACTTGCCTAGTTTGTGATTCTGCCAGATTAGGCAGTCTTCATCATCAGATGGTCCCTTAAATTGCTCCAAGATCTTGTAAAAATCTGCTAGTCTCTGAATCTCCCAGTcatttagggcctgtttggaacgacacccaggtaattggaattgggtatAATTACACGACAAAACTAACGAGTTAAAaaggaattgggtgtaattatacTTCTCAAGgggttgagaattgggtgtaattacacccaagaTTACaaggttactttttagtttttcttttttgtttattttaatttctttttatttttaatttattttttatttctattattttaatttcttttgatttttaatttatttttacttttaaattatttttattttttaaaatgtatttttctttttatattatttatttttcatttcctttcttctcattccaaCCTTTACTTATAAGGGtttcatgtaattgctcgtatttttttattttattcatttagcataaccgtcttattattctaatttttgaaactataacttttaatattgaaaagaatgagtttaacaaacttggcatataacgagtgacattattaaagtagaatttcgttgtgaatgaggttatagccttatattttctttttctttttaattacttatttaagttaaattggaacttacttatgtaatgttggaatttgacataagagtatcatgttaaactttttcctttgaattttgaatttaggttatattttcaatttaagttattt
It includes:
- the LOC132029590 gene encoding uncharacterized protein LOC132029590, whose product is MDKFFKKLNHSQPSSSSSCPSLSQTVAPVIRMDVNLSGLIDELDLESLKDDPGERIPIVNYSRRIRDEVRRYYIQKGPCQPFKHQQHTHCDPTSGEPLKHQFPKSKFGEKMRQFNANWYESPFSGWLEYSVRKDAVYCMCCYLFKHEFTHGSAGEGFTKTGFRAWNKALERLRLHVGEANSVHHKCFDKMLDLSNHYQSIQVAFDKQSEKSKRESQMRLEASIDVAKLLLHYGLPLFHTLQHQMDVDGDDSDKSIIVPSLNYVRDAKPKAAPPADMKEYPNSYVFIVDVPGLKSGDIKVQVEDDNVLLISGERKREEEKEGVKYIRKERMIGKFMRKFALREYANADAISAVCQDGVLTVTVDKLPTPRTKKRKTVEVNTA
- the LOC132029591 gene encoding 25S rRNA (cytosine-C(5))-methyltransferase NSUN5, whose translation is MVPDLLIFPPRTDLHDHPLVKSGSVFLQGKASSMVAVALGSKPRWEVIDACAAPGNKTVHLAALMKGNGKIIACELNKERVKRLKDTVKLAGATNVKVKHGDFLNMSPEDPAYSKVQAILLDPSCSGSGTAVDRLDHLLPSYTADSDVNRLEKLAAFQKKALEHALSFPAVERIVYSTCSINQVENEDVVKSVLPLASSYGFELTTIFPQWPRRGHPTFDGSQHVLRTNLIEDKEGFFIALFVKKGVSPPAKHTRDVGNTLRALQRRKKRKMNSFFLLRTLGLFLQS